The following are encoded in a window of Opitutales bacterium genomic DNA:
- a CDS encoding sulfatase-like hydrolase/transferase: MNSNKPNFIIIQGEDSGRHLGCYGVTDAHTPHLDRLAADGCRYDLAFSTAGVCAPSRGCMATGRYQWSLGNHHMRSSLKNAPKVFTEQLRSDGYFVSWANKTDFNSQPSHRDALKN; this comes from the coding sequence ATGAATTCAAACAAACCCAACTTTATCATCATCCAAGGAGAGGATTCAGGGAGACATCTAGGCTGTTATGGAGTAACTGATGCCCACACACCACATCTAGATCGCCTAGCAGCAGATGGCTGCCGGTATGATTTGGCTTTTTCTACCGCTGGGGTGTGCGCTCCTAGCCGCGGCTGCATGGCGACTGGCCGATATCAATGGAGTTTGGGAAACCATCACATGCGTTCCTCCCTGAAAAACGCCCCAAAAGTTTTCACTGAGCAACTCAGATCGGACGGTTACTTCGTAAGCTGGGCTAATAAAACAGACTTTAATTCACAGCCATCCCATAGGGATGCGCTAAAAAATTAA